A DNA window from Paraburkholderia sp. IMGN_8 contains the following coding sequences:
- a CDS encoding SDR family oxidoreductase, whose protein sequence is MGSNIEGKVIVITGASSGLGEATARHLSAQGAKVVLGARRAERIQSRAEDIVRNGGKAIAVATDVTRHEDVKALVDAAVQAFGRIDVMINNAGLMPHSPLERLKIDDWNQTIDVNIKGVLYGIAAALPYMKQQKSGQIINVSSVAGRTVRPGSAVYAATKSAVLMLSEGLRQEVKPYDIRTTVISPGAVATELPNSVTEPDVAGFINKFYEQYAIPAESFARAVVFAISQPPEVDVNEILFRPTRQEG, encoded by the coding sequence ATGGGATCGAATATTGAAGGCAAAGTCATCGTGATTACGGGCGCGAGCAGCGGGCTGGGCGAGGCGACCGCCCGGCATCTGAGCGCGCAGGGCGCGAAGGTCGTGCTAGGCGCACGGCGCGCCGAGCGCATTCAGTCGCGCGCCGAAGATATCGTCCGCAATGGCGGCAAGGCAATCGCCGTCGCAACCGACGTCACCCGCCATGAAGACGTTAAAGCACTCGTCGACGCAGCAGTGCAGGCCTTCGGACGCATTGACGTCATGATCAACAATGCCGGACTCATGCCGCACTCCCCGCTTGAGCGTCTGAAAATCGACGACTGGAACCAGACGATCGACGTGAATATCAAGGGCGTGCTGTACGGCATCGCTGCTGCTTTGCCGTACATGAAGCAGCAGAAGAGCGGCCAGATCATTAATGTCTCGTCCGTCGCCGGCCGTACAGTCCGGCCCGGCAGCGCCGTCTATGCGGCTACCAAGAGCGCCGTCCTGATGTTGTCCGAAGGGCTGCGACAGGAAGTAAAACCCTATGACATTCGCACGACGGTGATCTCGCCTGGCGCGGTGGCAACGGAACTCCCGAACAGTGTCACCGAGCCTGATGTTGCTGGCTTCATCAACAAATTCTATGAGCAGTACGCGATCCCTGCCGAATCGTTCGCGCGCGCAGTCGTCTTCGCGATCAGTCAACCGCCGGAAGTCGACGTGAACGAAATCCTGTTCCGGCCTACGCGCCAGGAAGGGTAA